The genomic stretch TGCATACAATCAAGAATAAAACGAAGGGAAAAGAAGGGAATTGTGCGGTGAAGTTGGACATGCACAAAGCATATGATCGAGTTGAATGGGTCTTTCTGGCATCTATGTTGACCCGGCTTTGTTTTCATAGAGAGTTTGTGGATCTATTGATGGCGTGTGTTCGTTCTGTGAAATATAAGGTTCGATACAATGATCAAAAAACAAATGGTTTTACTCCTACGAGGGGTCTCCGTCAGGGGATCCTCTCTCTCCTTATTTATTCCTTATTTGTGCAGAAGGGTTATCTAGTGCTTTGGCTCATGAAGAGGAGGTTCGTGGCATTGAGGGTGTAcgggtgtgcagaaatgcaccatTAGTTTCTCATTTATTATTCGCTGATGATTCCCTTATACTTATGAAGGCAAATATGATTAATGCAACCTCATTGAGACAAGTTCTAGGTCAATACTGTGCAAGCTCGGGACAAATGGTGAGTGAGGCAAAATGCAGCATTTTCTTTAGCCCAAATGTTGATGTGGAAGTGAAAGCCCAAATTTGTGAAGAGTTGAATATAATGACGGAAGCCATTTCTGATCGCTATCTTGGACTACCGGCTATGGTTGGCCTTGACCGGACCGAGAGCTTTATTTATCTTCTAGAAAGGGTGATCGAACGACTGAATGGATGGAAGGAGAGGTTATTGTCCATGGGTGGAAAGGAGATACTTCTAAAAGCAATAATTCAGTCTATCCCGGTGTTTGCAATGAGTGTATTAAAATCCCTTAAAATATTTGCAAGGAGATTAATGATGCAATGGCAAGGTTTTGGTGGGGTGACTCGGATGATTAGAAGAAAATGCATTGGTCTGCTTGGTGGTGCATGTGTATTCCAAAGAAGATGGGGGGGATGGGTTTTCGTGATCCCCATGCTTTTAATCTCGCAATGCTATCAAAGCAATGTTGGAGGCtgatttcaaatcccgagtctctGTGTGCACGGGTTCTTAAATCAAAATATTATCCGGACGGAAACTTATTGAAAGCAGGATCAAAGAAGGGTTCATCCTTCACTTGCCAGAATATAGTTGCAGGGCTTCAAACGCTCAAGCGTGGACATATTTGGAGAATTGGTTCTAGAaacaaagtaaatatttgggaagacCATTGGATTCCCATTAGTCAGACCACGCAGGTTATAACAAGGCGTGGGAATGTTTTATTAAAAACTGTTAATGAGATTACTGATCCTGTTACAAGGTGGGTTGAAGAATTGATTCGTGAAAAGATGCTAAAAGAATTTTGCGGATCCCTTTGAGTGAACATATGGTGGATGATTTTGTCGCTTGGCACAAGAATAAGAACTTTATCTTTTCTGTCCGGTCGGCTTATTTTGTGGAATGGGAGCATCAGTATGAGGGCAAAACTAGAAGGATAGATGGGCAGGTTCTTCCATTATAAACCCAGTTTGGGACAAGCTTTGGGGTTTAAAGGTCCCGAGTAAGGTCAAAATCTTTTTATGGAGAGCTTTGCATGGGGTTGTTCCAGGAATGGCTATTTTAGCATCAAGACATATAAAGCTTCCTCCCCAATGCCCTGTGTGTAAATTGGGGCCTGAGGATATTAGTCACCTTTTGTTTGGTTGCCAAAGAGCTCGCATGGTTGGGAATAAATGGGTTTGTCCTCGTTCATCGAGGGAGCCATCGTGGTGGATCGTTCGGGTTCAGTTCAGTTGGAGCATATTCTATGCTCCCCAAAAGAGAAGTCAccagggatggctaaattggatGTGCAAGAGCAAATTGCTGTGGGCTGCTGGTATATCTGGTGGCAAAGACGCGAATTGGTGAAAGGTGTTCAGGTGGCTTCCCCGAAAAGTTCAGTTTTTGCTACAAATGCTCTTAGTGCAAATTATATTGTTGCAAGGCCACAAGCAAAGGAGAAGATCAGTTTTTGCCTTTTGTGATGGACAATGTAACTATATTTGAAGTTTAATAAAGCGCCACAAGgcattccctcaaaaaaaaaaaaatcaaggacTTCCTGTGCGGTTCAAATAACATCACATCACTACGCGAGACGAAACATAATCATGAGGAAAATCGTGTTTTGTCAATTAAAGTGTAACTTCTTGTATCGACATGTATGGCCTCCAAGATTAGTTGGAAACCATGATGAATACATGTTTGAACACGACAAAATGGAGCCCACAAGTCCAATAAGTTGAGTACTGGAACTTCATAATTACATCAACCCTGCTTCAGCCTTCATCGCAACACAATAAATACAAGAAGAGCAGTGCCTTTGTACCAGCATGATAGTCAAGCACTGGAATTCAGCAATTCACATTGAATTAGACAAACAATCTGTTTCATCAGTCATACCAATGGACAACAGGTCCTGTTTCCAAGGATTACATGTTTATGACATCAATATTCAAGATACAGACATGTAGTTACGCAACACTTTTTGAGATTGACAGACATCACATCAAGGGGCACATGCCTGAGTACTGGCAGCCTGGCATTATACTGAATCTACTAGGCCAGAAATTACACATGGGCTGCCAGGCGCAAAACACCTTAGTAACGATATttggtggagtagtccttgggcgCAATCACCAGACCACGGCCCTTACGAGCTCCTCTGTAGACAGTCTCCACAATGTCGACAAACTCTTGCTTGTCTTTCATTGCCCAGTTGATCTTGTTGTTATTTCCCGTCCCAAGATCAATCATGATGTGCTTGTTGCGAAAGAAGAACATCACTGTCGATGGGTCATACAGCTCGTACATGGTGTTGAAGTCAGGAACCTCAGTTATGTCAACAAGGTAGATTACAGCAAAGTTCTTTATGGTCTCAGCAACCCCTGACAGCACCTCATCCATCTACAATAAATAAGTAGATAGTAAGAACCTCGTAACCAAGTTAACAACATACAACCATACTAGATAGATGCAATAAGAAGTTAAAAACTTAAAATTCAATCATCAATACCATAAAATAGCACATGTACATCAATGAAAAAAGTAGCTCATCGAATAAAAAAAGAAAGCACCCATCGCTTAACTTCCTCAGAATATAATAGCTAGTTCTACTTCAACCTAATAAAGCAGCCAGTTGTCAACTACTACAAATTTGTGAAAGGCAGCAAAATATAGGAAATGAGTTGTAATATAGCTCTCGGTGCCAATTAGAAGCTTAACTTCAAGGAAAGGAGTCATCCAAAATTCCTGTCACTTGTACCCAACTCCAAACTGACCAACTATCTTCTGAGGCTATGAGTCTATGACAATGGAAAGGCTGAATGCAAAATCTCTTGCAGGCTGAGTGTATAAAGGGCATTAAGAACATTTGCTCCCATATTAAGCAGCTAAGTAGCAGCCTGCAATTGTATCCCGGAACGACAATTCAGCATtaagagcatttgctcctataacATAAGGATGAAAAGATTACAGATGCATTGATAAGTCCAAACAATTCCCCTCAGAAGTATAACGTAAGAAATCATCTGTAACCAGCAATAGAAGCAACGCCAAAAAAATTAAAAGGCCAAACTGCAATCAATAACATAAAAGGGGTCTTCAGAGTGTGAAATTTATGTACAACCCAATGAAAAGGGGACTTCAGAAGCAAACATCTATCAATTCCTCAGAATTATGTGATGAGGTTTATGATTTCAGTGTATGATGGCTAGTCTACTTCAACCAACCAAGTAACTACCTCTGAACTACTTCAACTATGTCACAGGCAGCATAACATAGAATAATATGTGAGCCGCTATCTAGCTCTCGGACTGAATTAGAAGTTTTAATTCAGTAAAACAAAAGGAGGCATCAAAAACTAACCCACTTTTGCTGCTACTCAAACGTCCAATCTAACCTACTATCCTCTCAGGCTATGAACCTATGACAAAGGAAAGACGCCTGCAGTATGGGGTGGATACTACATAGGGGGTAGCACAATTGCCAAGCACTACGTTTGTTCCCGTATTATTAATCTGCCAAGTAGCAGAGCTGCAGCAAGATCACTAAACGCCAATCCAGCTATTTGTAttaagacataatatcacaactaaTCCAGACCAGAGCCTACTAGTTAACATGGGGATGAACCTATCCGACAAGCTAATAGCGAAATTGTCAGGGTTCTCATACAAATCAGCACGAGAATTCCTGCCCCATGGGTCCCTAAATCTCACAAAGCCTATATGCACGATTTCTGCAGCATATCCTTGCCCAATTCCGACAAATCCCCACCCAATTTCTGACACAAATCCAGTGTTCAGACACTCCCCGCCGACAGACTGCAACCAAACAACTAAACCCAAGAGGATTTGCGCGAACCATCAACCACAAGCGGGAATTCGCGACCACGCGCAACAGAACCACGAGAATTTGAGAGCTaataaaagctagggtttgtaaGGCGATCGGTACCTGCATACAGGTCTCGTCCCAGTCGTGGCCGAAGCGGATCAtgacgaggcgctcctcctcggCGAGGATGGCCTGGTCGACCGCCCAGCCGGAGTGCAGGTGCGGCAGCAGGTACGAcatcttctccgcctcgccgccggctGCCCGCTGCTTCTCCCCTCCCTCTGCGCCTGATTCGTGAGGAAATTTGTGGAGTCGACTGACGGTGGGTGGGTCTGGTCTGGGCCTGGGCCTAAAGAGGACGGTGTGTATATACACGACCCAAACTACTAGACCTACTCTGACTTGTACATAAATTTCCTAGTACTACTTGTACTTGAACTTAGACTTGGACTTGATACCACTATTTTTTTATGTAACCATATATTTCATTAGACAATCTGTTCGTATGGTCACCACACCCACACAAGACAAATATTTGTGGCACCGTATACGGAGGAGGAGATCAAAAAGGCATTGTTTCAGATGGCTCCTTCAAAGGCCCCTGGTGTAGATGGCTTCACTGCTGGTTTCTTCCGGAGACATTGGTCTCTTATTAAAGATGATGTGGTGATGGCAGTTTTGGATTTCTTGAATGGTGGGACTTTACCACTTGGGCTAAATGACACTTCCATTACGCTGATTCCCAAGGTCCCTCACCCGCAGAAAATTTCCCAATACAGACCGATCTCCTTGTGCTCTGTTTTATACAAAATTGGAGCCAAGTGTATTGCAAATAGACTTCGTGTCTTTCTAGATGATATTATTGGGCAAGAGCAGAGTGCTTTCGTTCCTGGACGTCTTCTCACAGATAATGTGTTGATTGCCTACGAGAGTGTCCATGCAatgagaaggaagaagaaaggtAAAAATTATATGTGTGCTGTTAAGCTTGATATGATGAAAGCATATGATCGGGTTGAGTGGCATTTTCTTGAAGCGATCATGTATAAGCTTGGCTTCAGTGACACCACAGTAAGATTGGTTCTGAAGTGTGTGTCTTCAGTTCGTTTTACTGTCCGAGTAAATGGGGAATTATTGCCATACTTCACTCCTTCTAGAGGGCTTCGGCAAGGGGATCCTATCTCCCCGTATTTATTTCTCTTATGTGCTCAAGGCTTTACTGCTCTGCTAAACCTCTATGGTGTTGTGGATAGAGGGATCAGAGTTAGTGCTACAGCCCCGTGGATTAATCACTTGTTTGCGGATGATAGTATGACATTCATGGGGGCAAATCTACAGAGTGCTGAGCGTCTGAATGACATTCTGCGTGTTTATGGAGACTGCTCTGGACAATGTGTGAATAGAGATAAAAGCTCCATTTTCTTCAGTCCGAATACTCCTCAACATGTTAGACAAAGTCTGAAGGTCTGTCTGGGTATTCCTGTGGAAGCATTCAGTGAAAGGTACCTAGGTTTACCAACAGCTAAGGGTGGACACGAGCCAGCTCGAGCTGGGCTCGGTGCGAGCCAGTCTTCAGCTCGCTGTAAAACGGCTCGGCTCGAGCTGGCTCGTTTCTCTTCCGAGTTGAAAAAGTGAGCTCGGCTCGAGCTATACGAAAACTCGAGCTGGCTCGGGCTGGCTCGCGAGCCAAATGTCTTCAGTCACTGCCAAGTGGGCCCATAACGCCAAAGGATGAAGATGGTGAATTCTGGATGCGCCGCCGGTGGATCATCGATGCAGTGGTGACTAAGGATGGTGACCAGGACGCCGTGGCATGGGGGAGCTTCCGAGTTTCTGCTATTTTGTCTTAGGGAGCTTCCGCGTGGCCGGGGACGCGTTGGATGGCGCTGGCAAGGACGGCGGACGTCGGGAGCGACGGCAAGAACGGCGGACGGTCTTCTTCCTCGCTGGATTGGGCGCGGGCGCTGGTCTTCTTCCTGGCTGGCGGCGGCGCGTACGCCTCTGTGCTTGGAGAAAGAAGCGATGTGAGGATGGACGACCAGTTCGTGACCTATCCCCTTCATCTGATCTGCTCATGGGCCAGAAAACAGCCCACTCTTTCTCCCTTAGCTTTTCCGtgaattcgaaaaaaaaatctggCGAGCTTTCGGGCTGGACCGAGCCGAGCCTGGCGAGCCAAAAGCCCGTGACGGTCCAGAAAAGTGGGCTCGGCTCGATCTGCCTCTTCCACGGGCCGAGCTCAACTCGGGCCGAGCCGCGAAAAGCTCGGGCCGAGCCAAAAACTCGGCCCGTATGTCCAGCCTTACCAACAGCGGTTGGTCGCATTACTAGTGGCTCCTTTGATCATATTGCGGAAAGGATCCGTAGCAGAATCCAAGGGTGTGAAAGAATGCTTGCTTGTGCAGGGAGAGAAGTTTTTCTCAAAACAGTTATCCAACCCATCCCTACACACAGTATGAGCTGCTTTAAGCTGACAAAAAAGGTTTGCAATAATCTGAGGGCTATCATTGGTAAATACTGGTGGAGTAGCTCCCTTGACCGAAATTCTATTCATTGGGTTGCATGGAATGTTCTTACAAAACCAAAGATTAAGGGAGGTATGGGTTTTAGAGAGCTTGAGCGTTTCAATGTGGCAATGCTTGGAAAACACGGATGGAGGCTGATCACCAATCCCAACTCCTTGTGCTCACGTGTGTTAAAAGCTAGATATTATCCAGATTGTGGTTTTATGCAGGCAACAGTTCCCAAGAGATCATCTGCTACTTGGAGAGCGGTTGTTGCTGGTCGTGAAGCCTTGGAACAAGGGCTTATTAGTCGTATTGGGGATGGCTTCCTTACATCGGTCTGGAATGACAGGTGGATCCCTGGAACTCGGACGATGAAGCCATCGATCCAATTGAGCAATGGCAATGATGTAGAAGCTATCAATTTAGTCGCTGAACTAATTGATCATGACATTGGCTCCTGGAAAATTGATATGGTCAGGAAAAACTTCATTGCACCTGACGCTGATGCCATTCTGAATATCCCTCTTAGGCGTGCTGGTGGGGAGGACTCCTGTGCTTGGTCTCTGGAGAAATCAGGCGTGTATTCTGTAAAATCTGCGTATCGTGCTCTTATGAGTCGCAACGAGCAAGCTGCTCTAGACGAAGGGACGATAACCGAGACATCATCGACGAGAAAAACAGATGTGGACTATTCTCTCGGAAATTAAATGTGATGCCAAAGGTACGAGTCTTCCGGTGGAGGGTTCTCCGTGGCATTCTCCCTGTTGAGGCTACGGCTGAAGCATCGACATATTTCTCAGGCGAGCGAGATGTAAAATCTGTCTAGCCAAAGATGAAGACCTTATGCATGCGgcgatcacatgtgatcatgcacaacggtTTTGGACTCGAAGCACAAGGATGGTTTGATTTTGCTCTCCCAAGACTTCATCCTCTCACTTGGTCACGGGACATTACCCGTGACTCTATGTTTTCGGATACGGATCGAGCTAAGATGATTACTACTATGTGGGCGATCCGGGGTTCTCGGAACAGATTGGACACATGATAAGGGTAGCTATGACCCTGTCCG from Lolium rigidum isolate FL_2022 chromosome 4, APGP_CSIRO_Lrig_0.1, whole genome shotgun sequence encodes the following:
- the LOC124707328 gene encoding thioredoxin-like protein YLS8 gives rise to the protein MSYLLPHLHSGWAVDQAILAEEERLVMIRFGHDWDETCMQMDEVLSGVAETIKNFAVIYLVDITEVPDFNTMYELYDPSTVMFFFRNKHIMIDLGTGNNNKINWAMKDKQEFVDIVETVYRGARKGRGLVIAPKDYSTKYRY